Proteins co-encoded in one Nothobranchius furzeri strain GRZ-AD chromosome 4, NfurGRZ-RIMD1, whole genome shotgun sequence genomic window:
- the LOC129161921 gene encoding uncharacterized protein: MTLESLARVYLPELACPFDTFPSSVFKNDTPTSWTVFFNQEDPRPDFRLSRESFVVLLNLLNQDRRHGWGATIETLVFLFWLASGTSYRVVSRVFGMPRSTVHDIVHRVTEDVVAILHQVIHLPKTPEEMEVVSRGFAGLARHRAFMKAAGAIDGCHIRIKAPSGPDGQCYRNRKLFPSIILQAVCDHQGRFIDTYVGWPGSVHDSRVLRHSPLYRQSAYPPPGHFILADGGYPCLQHPLPLITPYKRVVQGVGAQRFNSQGTLHHRAWFWNDEDQVQDHLPESDGGPPHLCTSCHHSMHHPAQHLPQCW; the protein is encoded by the exons TCCTGGACCGTTTTTTTTAACcaggaagatcccaggccagattttcgtctgagcagggagtcttttgtggtgttgctaaatctcctgaaccaagatcggcgacatggttggggtgccacaatcgagaccctggtgtttctgttctggttggcaagtggaacatcctaCAGGGTGGTCTCAAGAGTATTTGGGATGCCTCGCTCAACTGTCCACGACATCGTCCATAGAGTCACGGAGGATGTGGTCGCAATCCTCCACCAGGTCATTCACCTCCCCAAAACCCCAGAGGAGATGGAGGTTGTGTCTcgtgggtttgctgggctggctcgacacagagctttcatgaaagcagcaggtgcgatcgacggctgtcacattcggatcaaggctccgagcggtcctgatggtcagtgctacagaaacaggaaactgttcccatctatcatcctgcaggcagtttgtgaccatcagggccgctttatcgacacctatgtgggctggcctgggtcggtccacgactccagggtcctccggcacagcccactgtacaggcagtcagcctatcctcctccagggcacttcatcctcGCGGATGGAGGGTACCCATGCCTCCAACATCCACTCCCCCTCATCACCCCCTACAAACGGGTGGTTCAAGGTGTGGGAGCCCAGCGCTTCAACAGCCAGGGCACGCTGCATCATCGAGCATGGTTTTGGAATGATGAAGACCAGGTTCAGGACCATCTTCCTGAAAGCGATGGAGGTCCACCACACCTTTGTACCTCAT GTCATCATAGCATGCACCATCCTGcacaacatctgcctcagtgctggtga